In Aggregatibacter sp. 2125159857, one DNA window encodes the following:
- a CDS encoding DUF2572 family protein — protein sequence MTTPQRGIMTLTLLILLSGFLLIAMLFNDDLLRLYSSITAQRHRYVEQQLTLQQLSVNEKKTRCEQLSTQENGDTFLLTFRLENNPFADGLSHYAWCQRDKLFQKQPVRNQHEKLFDQFISKEGLALFRQQLQSPPLILSKSSPAALYWFTANETDWEINKNVNAVIVAEGDLHIRGQGKISGSIITKGRLTLDENIKVTYSKSTVTQIVQQYSRWRLAEKSWYDFVVPKN from the coding sequence ATGACAACACCCCAACGCGGCATCATGACCCTCACCTTACTGATATTACTCAGCGGATTTTTGCTGATTGCCATGCTGTTTAATGATGATTTACTTCGTTTGTATTCATCCATTACCGCTCAGCGGCATCGGTATGTGGAACAACAGCTCACCTTGCAACAACTTAGCGTGAATGAGAAAAAAACGCGCTGTGAACAGCTTTCCACGCAAGAAAACGGTGATACGTTTCTCTTGACATTTCGGCTGGAGAATAATCCATTTGCCGATGGCTTAAGCCATTATGCGTGGTGTCAACGGGATAAGTTATTTCAAAAGCAACCAGTGCGAAACCAACATGAAAAATTGTTTGACCAGTTTATTTCCAAAGAAGGGCTTGCGCTTTTTCGTCAACAATTACAGTCTCCACCGCTAATTTTAAGCAAGTCGTCGCCTGCGGCATTGTATTGGTTCACGGCAAATGAAACCGACTGGGAGATTAACAAAAATGTGAATGCTGTGATTGTCGCCGAAGGCGATTTACACATTCGAGGGCAAGGTAAAATTAGCGGTTCGATCATTACCAAAGGGCGATTGACGTTAGATGAAAATATTAAAGTGACTTATTCCAAAAGTACGGTTACTCAGATCGTGCAACAATACAGTCGTTGGCGTTTAGCAGAGAAGAGTTGGTATGATTTTGTCGTTCCCAAAAATTAA
- a CDS encoding DUF5374 domain-containing protein produces MILSFPKIKHKGMSLLSLLVTLSVFSGLFLTFNQWGNVQRKSAVEIYQRFQAIQIVENQRQRQFLGLSCESSIHQNHIHFHITCTQNQVTVKYPRGEISL; encoded by the coding sequence ATGATTTTGTCGTTCCCAAAAATTAAGCACAAAGGCATGAGCTTACTGTCCTTGTTGGTGACCTTATCTGTATTCAGCGGGCTTTTCCTCACGTTTAACCAATGGGGAAATGTGCAACGCAAAAGTGCGGTGGAAATTTATCAACGTTTTCAGGCTATTCAAATTGTCGAGAATCAACGACAACGTCAGTTTCTTGGTCTCTCTTGCGAAAGCAGTATTCACCAAAATCACATTCATTTTCATATTACGTGCACGCAAAATCAGGTTACGGTGAAATATCCTCGGGGTGAAATTAGTTTATAA